A stretch of Aedes aegypti strain LVP_AGWG chromosome 2, AaegL5.0 Primary Assembly, whole genome shotgun sequence DNA encodes these proteins:
- the LOC110676149 gene encoding prisilkin-39-like, whose protein sequence is MLKKIIIFATVVAATVAFPTKQPTAQIAQKRSSTDDLDNAATSYTLAGSPGSRYGRYLSYDGYNGYTGYGGQPGGYPVVANSGYTGYNGYNGYNRGYSNGYNGGLASGYTTIPGGYFDGVGSGYADVVPAGYSGGYASTGYTGGYNGANTGYNAGYGSGYTQNYRYPYAAPSNGYSGYSGYSPYYYSS, encoded by the exons ATGCTGAAG AAAATCATCATCTTTGCAACTGTTGTTGCCGCAACAGTAGCTTTTCCTACGAAGCAACCTACTGCTCAAATAGCGCAAAAGCGTAGTTCAACCGATGATTTGGACAATGCAGCAACTTCGTACACCTTGGCTGGATCACCTGGGAGTCGATATGGGCGATATCTTTCGTATGATGGATACAACGGTTACACCGGCTACGGAGGACAACCTGGTGGATATCCTGTTGTAGCGAACAGTGGATACACTGGATACAACGGATACAACGGGTACAACAGAGGATATTCTAATGGTTATAATGGAGGCCTAGCAAGCGGATATACTACCATTCCCGGAGGATATTTCGATGGAGTAGGTAGTGGATACGCAGATGTTGTACCTGCCGGATACTCTGGTGGATATGCTTCTACAGGTTATACAGGAGGCTATAATGGAGCCAACACTGGATATAATGCTGGATATGGTAGCGGATACACTCAGAACTACAGGTATCCCTATGCAGCACCAAGCAACGGCTATAGTGGATACAGTGGATACTCTCCATACTACTACAGCTCATAG